A region from the Desulfatiglans anilini DSM 4660 genome encodes:
- a CDS encoding prepilin peptidase — protein MDGYAIALVFAVLFGLAIGSFLNVLIHRVPLGNSIVAPRSSCPHCGAPIRIGDNIPILSYLMLRGKCRTCRRPISPQYPIVEALTAGLSLALFIKFGPTLQYLLFFLFCAALEVISVIDLHHRIIPDILSLPGILCGLAAALLLGHVSFVSSLIGAIAGGGILLLIAFAYERLTGRTGMGGGDIKLLAMIGAWLSAWSLPLVVLIASLSGIVTGLVFIVTSGQGLRTRIPFGPFLSLGAVIYLFFGPLITRWYLDVLS, from the coding sequence ATGGATGGATACGCTATCGCCCTGGTTTTCGCAGTTCTCTTCGGCCTGGCCATCGGGAGTTTTCTGAACGTCCTCATTCATCGTGTTCCGCTCGGAAACTCCATTGTCGCGCCGCGGTCCTCCTGCCCTCATTGCGGCGCACCAATTCGCATCGGCGACAACATCCCCATCCTGAGCTACCTGATGCTGAGAGGCAAATGCCGCACCTGCCGACGCCCCATCAGTCCGCAGTACCCGATCGTCGAGGCCCTGACCGCCGGTTTGAGCCTTGCCCTCTTTATCAAATTCGGGCCGACATTGCAATATCTTCTCTTTTTTCTCTTCTGCGCGGCGCTGGAGGTCATCAGCGTGATCGATCTACACCACCGCATCATCCCTGACATCCTGTCTTTGCCGGGGATCCTCTGCGGCCTCGCCGCCGCCCTGTTGCTCGGCCACGTCAGCTTCGTCTCCTCCCTCATCGGAGCCATCGCCGGCGGGGGGATCCTTCTTCTGATCGCCTTCGCCTATGAACGGCTCACCGGACGCACCGGGATGGGTGGCGGAGACATCAAGCTGCTCGCGATGATCGGCGCCTGGCTGAGCGCCTGGTCCCTGCCCCTGGTCGTCCTCATCGCCTCTCTGAGCGGGATCGTGACCGGGCTCGTATTCATCGTCACAAGCGGGCAGGGCCTCAGGACCCGCATCCCTTTCGGCCCCTTCCTTTCGCTCGGAGCGGTCATCTATCTCTTTTTCGGGCCGCTCATTACGCGCTGGTACCTGGACGTCCTGTCCTAA
- the pgeF gene encoding peptidoglycan editing factor PgeF encodes MISQIPLFLRFPGLSRQPGLSHAVFTRRGGESSPPYDTLNVSESVGDAGGCVRGNLERIRRHLGAERLFWMNQCHGDTVAVIRPEEAALADTVPDADALVTDAPGLAVMVKQADCQGVVLFDPERRVTAVAHSGWRGSVRNILGCTVSVMEQVFGCIPRDIRAGVGPSLGPCCAEFKSFREIFPRSFNAFRVGEAHFDLWGLSIHQLMAAGLRRERIETAGICTRCRKDLFFSYRGEGATGRFATVAMLKRP; translated from the coding sequence ATGATCTCCCAAATCCCTCTATTTTTGCGGTTCCCCGGCCTGTCCCGGCAGCCCGGCCTTTCGCACGCCGTTTTCACGAGGCGCGGCGGGGAAAGCTCTCCGCCGTATGACACCCTCAATGTCAGCGAAAGCGTAGGCGATGCGGGAGGGTGCGTGCGGGGGAACCTCGAGAGGATCCGCCGCCACCTGGGGGCCGAGAGGCTCTTCTGGATGAACCAGTGCCACGGGGATACGGTGGCGGTGATTCGGCCGGAAGAAGCGGCCTTGGCAGACACGGTTCCGGACGCGGATGCCCTGGTGACCGATGCCCCCGGTCTGGCCGTCATGGTCAAGCAGGCGGACTGCCAGGGGGTCGTTCTCTTCGACCCGGAAAGGCGCGTGACGGCGGTCGCGCATAGCGGGTGGCGCGGCAGCGTGCGCAACATCCTGGGCTGTACGGTGTCGGTGATGGAGCAGGTCTTCGGATGCATCCCGCGGGACATCCGCGCGGGGGTCGGACCATCGCTCGGCCCGTGCTGTGCGGAGTTCAAATCCTTCCGGGAGATATTTCCCCGTTCCTTCAACGCCTTCAGGGTGGGGGAGGCGCATTTCGACCTGTGGGGCCTCAGCATCCATCAGTTGATGGCCGCCGGCCTGCGGCGGGAACGGATCGAGACGGCCGGGATCTGCACCCGCTGCCGGAAGGATCTGTTCTTTTCCTACAGAGGGGAGGGCGCCACCGGGCGCTTTGCAACGGTAGCCATGCTGAAGCGCCCCTGA
- the manA gene encoding mannose-6-phosphate isomerase, class I encodes MEKETAFSGLGLLENRVMHYAWGSRTAIPRLLGADEAAEPWAELWMGAHNKAPSCLVRNGERFLLDRWIAQHPEEVLGPSAASRYGSELPFLFKILAADEPLSIQVHPDRRQAWEGFERENREGVPLDGLERNFRDPNHKPELLVAVTSFEALKGFRPAVEIGELLGRAGVPVELSGLQGAADGADPQAIRELFRGLFELPAGAREQCLEKTMDCARALDGAHPAFEWVARLGERYRADIGVLAPLFMNLVRLDPGEGFFVAPGELHAYLGGVGIELMANSDNVVRAGLTGKRVDLEGLLDIARFDPRPVEVLRARTDHPFESVFDVPAEEFGLSRIALSEGDCYAAEAKHSVEILLCIEGEALISDAVTGEALSLRQGSSAVVAAAVRSYTVQGRAVLYRAYVPEG; translated from the coding sequence CGCCGAACCGTGGGCCGAGCTTTGGATGGGGGCGCACAACAAGGCGCCTTCGTGTCTGGTTCGGAACGGTGAGCGGTTCCTGCTGGACCGGTGGATCGCGCAGCACCCCGAAGAGGTGCTGGGGCCGTCGGCGGCGAGCCGATACGGGTCGGAGCTGCCGTTCCTCTTCAAGATCCTCGCGGCGGATGAACCGCTGTCGATCCAGGTTCATCCGGACCGGCGGCAGGCCTGGGAAGGATTCGAGCGGGAGAACCGGGAGGGAGTCCCGCTCGACGGGCTCGAAAGAAATTTCAGGGACCCCAACCACAAACCCGAACTGCTGGTGGCCGTGACGTCTTTCGAGGCGCTGAAGGGGTTCCGGCCTGCGGTTGAGATAGGCGAACTCCTCGGGCGGGCTGGAGTGCCTGTAGAGCTGAGTGGATTGCAGGGGGCTGCGGACGGTGCAGATCCACAGGCCATCAGGGAGCTTTTTCGTGGGCTCTTCGAGCTGCCGGCCGGCGCACGCGAACAGTGCCTCGAAAAGACGATGGATTGCGCCCGTGCCCTGGATGGAGCCCACCCGGCGTTCGAGTGGGTGGCTCGTCTGGGGGAGCGATATCGGGCCGATATCGGCGTCCTCGCGCCGCTTTTCATGAACCTCGTTCGGCTCGATCCCGGGGAAGGCTTCTTCGTCGCGCCGGGGGAACTGCACGCCTACCTCGGGGGAGTGGGAATCGAACTCATGGCGAACTCCGACAACGTTGTCAGGGCCGGATTGACCGGGAAGCGGGTCGATCTTGAAGGGCTGCTGGACATCGCGCGCTTCGATCCGCGGCCGGTCGAGGTCCTCCGAGCCAGGACCGACCACCCGTTCGAGTCCGTCTTCGATGTGCCGGCGGAGGAGTTCGGGCTGTCGCGGATTGCGCTGTCGGAAGGGGACTGCTATGCGGCGGAGGCAAAGCACAGCGTCGAGATCCTTCTGTGTATCGAAGGCGAGGCCTTGATCAGCGATGCCGTTACGGGCGAGGCGCTCAGTCTGCGGCAGGGTTCCTCCGCCGTGGTGGCGGCTGCGGTGCGCTCCTACACCGTTCAGGGTCGCGCCGTCCTGTACAGGGCGTATGTTCCGGAGGGCTGA
- a CDS encoding 30S ribosomal protein S1, whose amino-acid sequence MEKSTTGLTNNDTYETENMEAFPNDREEGMMQASASDDDIGSMDDLQDTENFMELYEESLKSIQEGEVVKGEIVQIDKEFVLVDIGYKSEGQIRIQEFIDPDGNMTAKVGDKVDVLLERRENEDGTIILSKEKAAKIKIWDEIKDIYESNGTIQGKILSRVKGGLSVDIGLQAFLPGSQVDLRPVRDMDSLVGTEHEFKIVKYNKRRGNIVLSRRAILEAERASQREKTLALLEEGAILEGAVKNITDYGLFIDLGGIDGLVHITDMSWGRVGHPSEMHQVGDTIRVKVLSFDPDKERVSLGIKQLTPDPWTNAAVLYPPGTKIKGKVVSLTDYGAFVEVEQGVEGLIHVSEMSWTRKIRHPSQILNIGDEVEALVLNLDIEKKRISLGLKQVEPNPWDVIEEKYPVGTTIEGRIKNITDFGIFIGIDEGIDGLVHISDISWTKRIKHPSEIYKKGQEVQAVVLNIDKENERFSLGIKQLARDPWDEIPIRYKPGTRVTGTVTNVTDFGLFVELEEGIEGLVHVSEIAKDKRGNPLSRFQVDDVIQAKVLNVSPEQKKIGLSIRKLEEGSEKENYTSYLNNRTEATSNLGELLKEEMMNLQRQSAAAADDDEEPGDGDFGEEESDTDAPKEE is encoded by the coding sequence ATGGAAAAATCAACAACCGGCTTAACCAATAACGACACGTACGAAACCGAAAACATGGAAGCATTCCCCAACGACCGGGAAGAAGGCATGATGCAGGCCTCGGCCTCGGATGACGACATCGGATCCATGGACGACCTGCAGGACACCGAAAACTTCATGGAACTCTACGAGGAGAGCCTCAAGAGCATCCAGGAAGGCGAAGTGGTCAAAGGGGAAATCGTCCAGATCGACAAAGAATTTGTTCTGGTCGATATCGGTTACAAGTCCGAAGGGCAGATCCGGATCCAGGAATTCATCGACCCGGACGGCAACATGACCGCCAAAGTCGGCGACAAGGTGGATGTCCTCCTGGAAAGGCGTGAAAACGAGGACGGCACCATCATCCTTTCCAAGGAGAAGGCCGCCAAGATCAAGATCTGGGACGAGATCAAGGACATTTACGAGAGCAATGGAACCATCCAGGGGAAGATCCTTTCGCGTGTCAAAGGCGGACTCTCCGTCGACATCGGTCTCCAGGCCTTTCTGCCTGGATCGCAGGTGGATCTCCGGCCGGTGCGCGACATGGATTCCCTGGTCGGCACCGAGCACGAGTTCAAGATCGTCAAGTACAACAAGCGCCGGGGGAATATCGTCCTGTCGCGACGGGCGATCCTCGAAGCCGAGCGCGCCTCTCAGCGCGAAAAGACCCTGGCCCTCCTCGAAGAAGGCGCCATCCTCGAAGGCGCGGTCAAAAACATTACGGATTACGGTTTGTTCATCGACCTCGGCGGGATCGACGGACTCGTCCACATCACCGACATGTCCTGGGGGCGCGTCGGGCACCCCTCTGAAATGCACCAGGTAGGCGACACGATCCGTGTCAAGGTTCTCAGCTTCGATCCTGACAAGGAGCGTGTCTCCCTCGGGATCAAGCAGCTTACCCCGGATCCTTGGACCAACGCCGCCGTGCTCTATCCGCCCGGCACCAAGATCAAGGGCAAGGTGGTCAGCCTGACGGACTACGGCGCCTTCGTAGAGGTCGAGCAGGGCGTCGAGGGCCTTATCCACGTCTCCGAGATGTCCTGGACCCGCAAGATAAGGCATCCTTCCCAGATTCTGAACATCGGCGACGAGGTGGAGGCATTGGTCCTCAACCTCGACATCGAAAAGAAGCGGATATCCCTCGGCTTGAAACAGGTGGAACCCAACCCGTGGGATGTCATCGAAGAAAAATATCCGGTGGGGACCACGATCGAAGGACGTATCAAGAACATCACCGATTTCGGGATCTTCATCGGCATCGACGAGGGCATCGACGGTCTCGTCCACATCTCGGACATCTCATGGACCAAACGGATCAAGCACCCCTCCGAGATCTACAAGAAGGGCCAGGAGGTGCAGGCCGTCGTCCTGAACATCGACAAAGAAAACGAACGTTTCTCGCTCGGGATCAAGCAGCTGGCCCGCGACCCGTGGGACGAGATCCCCATCCGCTACAAACCCGGCACCCGTGTAACGGGGACGGTCACGAACGTCACCGACTTCGGTTTGTTCGTCGAACTGGAGGAGGGGATCGAGGGGTTGGTCCACGTCTCCGAGATCGCCAAGGACAAGCGGGGCAATCCTCTCTCGCGCTTTCAGGTGGATGACGTGATCCAGGCGAAGGTGCTGAATGTCTCCCCCGAGCAGAAGAAGATCGGCCTCTCGATTCGCAAACTCGAGGAAGGTTCAGAGAAGGAGAACTACACGAGCTATCTGAACAACCGTACAGAAGCGACGTCCAACCTGGGTGAACTGCTCAAGGAAGAGATGATGAACCTTCAGCGTCAGAGCGCCGCTGCGGCCGATGACGACGAAGAGCCGGGAGACGGCGATTTCGGCGAGGAAGAGTCCGACACCGACGCTCCCAAGGAAGAGTAA
- a CDS encoding L-threonylcarbamoyladenylate synthase yields the protein MTGVAGSGKKAQIFAINPENPQQRLIHRVAEILEGGGVIAYPTDTFYGIGCDLYNKKGIQLIYRLKNRPLKKPFSFVCDGLTEISRYAVVSNYAYKTMKRLLPGPYTFILEGTRLVPKIMLTKRKTVGIRVPDNHICQALVHALGKPIISTSAGFDDPLSIQEAFGHQLDAIIDGGLVSQSPSSVVSLIDDIPEVIRVGKGDVSLFE from the coding sequence ATGACGGGAGTAGCGGGCTCCGGCAAAAAGGCGCAGATTTTCGCCATCAACCCTGAAAACCCGCAACAGAGGCTGATTCACCGTGTGGCCGAGATCCTGGAGGGGGGCGGCGTGATCGCCTACCCCACGGACACCTTCTACGGCATAGGCTGCGATCTCTACAACAAAAAAGGCATTCAGCTGATTTACCGCCTCAAGAACAGGCCCCTCAAAAAGCCTTTTTCCTTCGTCTGCGATGGATTGACGGAGATCAGCCGGTATGCGGTCGTTTCCAATTATGCCTACAAGACGATGAAACGTCTTCTGCCCGGCCCCTACACCTTCATCCTCGAGGGGACCCGCCTCGTCCCGAAGATCATGCTGACAAAACGCAAGACGGTCGGAATCCGGGTGCCTGACAACCATATCTGTCAGGCGCTCGTCCATGCCTTGGGAAAGCCCATTATCAGCACGAGCGCGGGGTTCGACGATCCGCTTTCCATCCAGGAGGCCTTCGGCCACCAGCTGGATGCTATCATCGACGGAGGGTTGGTTTCGCAGAGCCCGTCGAGCGTCGTCTCGCTGATCGATGACATTCCGGAGGTCATCCGGGTGGGGAAGGGGGATGTCAGTCTGTTCGAGTGA
- the sppA gene encoding signal peptide peptidase SppA, whose translation MSSKKRSLLAVFLVLFSAAVFFGGLLVLVMHLAGPAPGIAFGQKIGVVTLSGPIMDSREVLAQLDGFNRDKSIKAIILRVDSPGGAVGPSQEIYREVKRISQSKPVVASFGSVAASGGYYASAGATRIVANPGTITGSIGVIMEFFRFKSLLEKIGVELEVLKTGEFKDIGSPHRDLTDRDREMIGHLIGDIQEQFVTDVAAGRGIEIEKVVNIADGRVFSGAKAKELGLVDALGNFQDAVILSKELAGISGEAELVLPKRREIDFLKLLTESAVQAVIRSLEGSSSRIHYRWQGLPEAGLTRTD comes from the coding sequence ATGTCCTCGAAAAAACGCTCCCTATTGGCTGTTTTCCTGGTCCTGTTCTCCGCGGCCGTCTTTTTCGGAGGGCTGCTCGTGCTGGTCATGCACCTCGCAGGGCCTGCCCCTGGGATCGCGTTCGGTCAAAAGATCGGCGTCGTCACCCTGAGCGGCCCGATCATGGACAGTCGCGAGGTGCTCGCCCAACTTGACGGGTTCAACCGCGACAAATCCATCAAAGCCATTATCCTGAGGGTAGACTCCCCGGGGGGGGCCGTCGGACCCAGCCAGGAGATCTACCGCGAGGTCAAAAGGATCAGCCAAAGCAAGCCCGTCGTGGCCTCCTTCGGAAGCGTCGCCGCCTCCGGCGGCTACTACGCGTCGGCCGGCGCCACGCGCATTGTAGCAAACCCGGGCACGATCACCGGGAGCATCGGCGTGATCATGGAGTTCTTCCGCTTCAAAAGCCTGCTGGAGAAGATCGGCGTCGAACTCGAGGTGCTCAAGACCGGGGAGTTCAAGGACATCGGCTCACCGCACCGGGATCTGACGGACCGTGACCGCGAGATGATCGGGCACCTGATCGGAGATATTCAGGAGCAGTTCGTGACGGATGTCGCCGCCGGAAGAGGGATCGAAATCGAGAAGGTGGTCAACATCGCGGACGGACGCGTTTTCTCGGGGGCAAAGGCGAAGGAACTGGGGCTGGTGGATGCGCTCGGCAATTTTCAGGACGCCGTGATCCTCTCCAAAGAACTTGCCGGCATCTCAGGAGAGGCTGAGCTCGTCCTCCCGAAGCGGCGCGAGATCGATTTTCTCAAACTTCTGACCGAATCGGCCGTCCAGGCCGTCATCCGCTCGCTGGAAGGCTCATCATCACGGATCCACTACAGGTGGCAAGGGCTCCCTGAAGCAGGCCTCACTCGAACAGACTGA
- the hisC gene encoding histidinol-phosphate transaminase: MKPLTHKGVETLVPYPPGKPIEELERELGIFGSIKLASNENPLGPSPMAVKAIVEKIPNLHRYPDGSGYYLKRRLGQLLSLPMEQIILGNGSNEIIELIIRTFLAPGDEAVQAFPTFLVYEKMVLGAGGLMISVPLKDFRIGLDDVHAAVTPRTKIIFINNPNNPTGTILLKDEMLRFLEDIPRDIVVVLDEAYIEFTTDPNVARGEDLLAVCPRLIVLRTFSKLYGLAGLRIGYGFAQPELIDYMNRVRQPFNANALAQAGATAALDDRDFVARTLDTTRAGLAFLHAGLREMGLEALPTQTNYFLIRVPIPGKRVFERMLHEGVIIRAMDSYGLPEFIRINVGLPEENERFLNAMKKVLESERR; the protein is encoded by the coding sequence ATGAAACCGCTGACCCACAAAGGCGTCGAAACCCTGGTGCCCTACCCCCCCGGAAAACCCATCGAGGAACTGGAACGGGAACTCGGCATCTTCGGTTCGATCAAGCTCGCCTCGAACGAAAACCCGCTTGGCCCTTCCCCTATGGCCGTGAAGGCGATCGTCGAGAAGATCCCGAATCTCCACCGCTATCCCGATGGGAGCGGCTATTATTTGAAGCGCAGGCTCGGGCAGCTTCTCAGCCTGCCGATGGAACAGATCATCCTCGGCAACGGCTCCAACGAAATCATCGAACTGATCATCAGGACCTTCCTTGCTCCGGGAGATGAGGCCGTTCAGGCCTTTCCGACATTCCTGGTCTACGAGAAGATGGTGCTCGGCGCCGGCGGGCTCATGATATCGGTCCCGCTGAAGGATTTCAGGATCGGTCTCGACGATGTTCATGCCGCGGTCACACCCCGGACCAAGATCATCTTCATCAACAACCCCAACAACCCGACCGGAACCATCCTTTTGAAGGACGAGATGCTCCGGTTCCTGGAGGACATCCCCCGCGACATCGTGGTCGTCCTCGACGAGGCCTACATCGAATTCACCACCGATCCGAACGTCGCCCGCGGAGAAGATCTGCTCGCCGTTTGCCCGCGTCTGATAGTGCTGAGGACCTTCTCGAAACTCTACGGCCTGGCGGGTCTCCGTATCGGTTATGGGTTCGCGCAGCCCGAACTGATCGATTACATGAACCGGGTCCGTCAGCCCTTCAACGCAAACGCCCTGGCGCAGGCCGGCGCGACGGCCGCTCTGGATGACCGCGATTTCGTCGCCCGCACCCTCGATACCACCCGCGCCGGGCTTGCTTTTCTCCACGCGGGGCTTCGTGAGATGGGCCTCGAGGCCCTGCCCACCCAGACCAACTATTTCCTGATCCGGGTCCCCATCCCCGGGAAACGGGTTTTCGAGCGGATGCTGCACGAAGGCGTGATCATCCGCGCCATGGACAGCTACGGTCTGCCGGAGTTCATCCGCATCAATGTGGGGCTCCCCGAGGAGAACGAACGGTTTCTCAACGCCATGAAAAAGGTGCTCGAAAGCGAAAGGCGGTAG
- the cmk gene encoding (d)CMP kinase: protein MGNIVAIDGPAGSGKSTVSRSLARELGFLYLDTGAMYRAAALAAQRRFGSRLPGEERLGAFCRSLDVHFLNETDPPRLFLGEEDVSTAIRTPQMDILSSNLSAIPEVRWAMVSLQRGIAASADLVAEGRDMGTVVFPRAQHKFFLTASPETRARRRWQERLDRGEDAVFETVLIELKRRDRQDENRPVAPLRPAQDATLIDTDGMEVDAVLEALLKIIKNY, encoded by the coding sequence CTGGGAAACATCGTCGCCATAGACGGTCCAGCCGGCTCGGGCAAGAGCACCGTCAGCCGCAGCCTGGCCCGTGAACTCGGCTTCCTTTACCTGGATACGGGCGCCATGTACCGGGCCGCCGCCCTCGCCGCACAGCGCCGCTTCGGCAGCCGACTTCCCGGTGAAGAGCGGCTCGGAGCATTCTGCCGGAGCCTCGATGTGCACTTTTTGAACGAGACCGACCCTCCCCGTCTCTTCCTCGGCGAAGAAGACGTCTCGACAGCCATCCGCACACCCCAGATGGATATCCTGTCCTCGAATCTGTCCGCCATACCGGAGGTCAGATGGGCCATGGTCTCTCTTCAGCGCGGAATCGCGGCCTCGGCCGACCTCGTTGCCGAAGGCCGGGACATGGGGACGGTTGTCTTTCCCCGGGCGCAGCACAAGTTTTTCCTGACGGCCTCCCCTGAAACCCGTGCACGCAGGCGCTGGCAGGAACGGTTGGACCGGGGGGAGGACGCCGTGTTCGAGACCGTGCTCATCGAGCTCAAACGGCGGGACCGTCAGGATGAAAACCGTCCGGTCGCTCCGCTGCGTCCCGCCCAGGACGCGACGCTGATCGACACAGACGGCATGGAGGTCGATGCGGTGCTCGAAGCTCTGCTGAAAATCATCAAAAATTATTGA
- a CDS encoding HU family DNA-binding protein, translated as MNKSQLIEALAKEENLPLKKAEEVVNTIFAEMEMALVKGERVEIRGLGSFKVKNYDGYKGRNPKTGDVIEVAPKKLPFFKVGKELKERVDLF; from the coding sequence ATGAACAAGTCGCAGCTGATCGAAGCGCTTGCCAAAGAAGAAAATCTGCCGCTCAAGAAGGCCGAAGAGGTGGTCAATACGATTTTCGCCGAAATGGAGATGGCCCTTGTCAAGGGCGAGCGGGTCGAGATTCGTGGACTGGGCAGTTTCAAGGTGAAGAACTACGACGGCTATAAGGGAAGAAACCCGAAGACGGGGGATGTTATCGAGGTAGCCCCCAAGAAACTGCCCTTTTTCAAGGTGGGTAAAGAGCTCAAGGAACGCGTTGATCTTTTTTGA